The segment AAGGATGGCATGCTCCGAAATGAGTACATGGAAGTCCATTTCGATCCGATTACGGGCGCGCTCCAATCGATCTACGATTACAAGAGCCGCGGCAATCGCTTCTCACAACAGCTCGCTTTGCGACTTCCGGGCGAACGCCCATCGAGCGGCTCGCGTTACGTCGATCCGGACGAAACGGCGATTTACTCGGTAATGGCGGCCGATTCGATCGACGTCGTCACCAACACGGTGGCGGAAGGGAAAATCAAGGTCGCCGGGCGTTTGCTCAATACGGCGGGACATACGCTCGCCCAATACGAGCAAGTCTATACCCTTTGGCGATCAAGCCGCGTCCTGCAGATTGATATCCATCTGACGCCGCACGAAGAGCCGAAGATGGAGGCGTGGAACTCCTACTTCTGCGCACGCTTCGCCTGGAGCGACGGCTCGGCGTTCCTTTATCGCGATCAACATTGGCAGCGCCGCCGCGTCGACTCGAAGCGGATCGAAGCTCCCAACTACGTCGAGATCGAAAATGGCAAAGCCCGCACGCAGGTCCTGACCGGCGGTCTGCCGTTCCATCAGCATGTGCGGGGACGAATGCTCGATACGATCTTGATCCCGCGCGGCGAAACGGCCCGCAACTTCCGGTTGGGAATCGGCATCGACTTGCCCTATCCGCTGCAAGAGGCGCGACAGCTTACCTATTCGCCTCCGCCACGACTCGAAAGGGCGCCGTCGCCAGCGCCAGGGGATACCTCCTGGGCGCTGCATCTGGATGCGAAAAATGTCATCATTACGTCGTTGAAGCCGCTAACCGTTGGCGAAAATGTGGTCGGGTTTTCGGCGCGGCTGCTTGAAACCGAAGGTCGCCCGGCGAAAGGGAACCTCCGCTGCTTCCGGAACGTCGGCAAAGCGGTGTTGATGGAATTCAGCGGCGAGGCGACCGGCGGCGCGATGACCAAAGAAGATCGCGTCCAGTTCGAGCTGCACGCCGGTCAGTGGCGGCAGATCGACGTCTATTGGGATGGAGAGGCGAAGGGCTAACAGGGAATGATCGTCACTATTGATGGGCCTGCCGGCGCCGGCAAGAGCTCGATCTCGCGCCAAGTCGCCGAGCGGCTCGGCTTCGAGTTCCTCGATACCGGCGCGATGTACCGCGCGGTCGCGTGGGCCGTTCTCCGTCAGAATCGCGAGTTGACCGACGAGTCGGTTGTGGCCGACGTCGCCAGTAAAATCGACATCGACCTTTCCGGCGGACGTGTGTTGGTCGACGGCGTCGATGCGACCGATGAGATCCGTTCCCCCGATGTGACCCAAGCGACCCGCTACGCCGCGTCGAACGTCGCCGTCCGTATGCACCTGGTGGAACTTCAACAACAGTTCGGTCGTGAGAAAGACCTGGTGACCGAGGGACGGGACCAAGGGACGGTCGTCTTCCCGCATGCCGAGTGCAAAATCTTTCTGACCGCATCGCCGGAAGAACGCGCTCGTCGCCGCGTCGCCGATCTCGCGACGCGCGGCGTCTCCGCCGAGTACGACGACATTCTCGCGCAGCAGAATCGCCGCGATGAGGAAGACTCGAGCCGTACCGTCGGCCCCTTGCGCAAAGCGGACGACGCCGTTGAATTATGCACCGACGGCATGACGCCGGAAGAAGTGATCCAGCGTTTGATCGACATCGTGGAAGAGCGACGAGTCTCACTTTGATATGAGCAAAGAAGAAGCGAAGCACGAGCGTTCGTTCGCGAAACGGCTCTGGTATGACGCGCTGCGAGTGATTTCGAGACTCGCGGGGGTCTGCCTGTTTCGGATCCGCGTCTACGGTCGTGAAAACTGGCCGACCGAAGGGGGAGGGCTCGTCTGCCCGAACCATCAAAGCTTTCTTGATCCGCTGCTGGTCGGATTGACCTGCGATCGACGACTGAACTTCCTCGCTCGCCGCACGTTATTCAAGTTTCTGCCGTTTCGGATGTTGATTGAGTCGCTCGACACCATTCCCATCGACCGCGATGGCTCCGGCCTGGCAGGGCTGAAGGAAACGCTCAAACGCCTGAAGCGGGGGGAACTGGTTCTGATCTTTCCCGAAGGGACGCGCACCTCTGACGGCGAACTCCAGCCGCTAAAAGGGGGCTTCATTCCGATGGCGCGTCGCGGCGGCGTTCCGATCATCCCGGTCGCGATCGATGGGGCGTTCGACGCGTGGCCTCGATCGGCCAAATTCCCGCGCCGCAGCGTGATCCATATCCGCATCGCGCCGCCGATTTCGACTGAGATGCTCAACTCGCTCAGCGATGATGAACTTCTGGCGGAACTCGACCGGCGGTTAGCGGAAGCGTTTGCGGCGATTCGCGAAACGCGTGCTCTAGCGTAGACTGGTGCCATGCTCTTGCGGCGTCTTCGCCGGATGAGCATGTCTTCGCCCCGGCAATACGCATTGAAGACATGCTCACTCGGCTGTCGCCGTGAGAGCATGGCGCCAAAGGAATTACGCGACCGGGTCGCGCTGCAAGGAGAGCGGGGCAGGGGAGGCCTCGAGCAGTTCCAGCAGACGCTGCGTGCCGCGGTTCTCGGCCATCTTTTGCTCAGCGGCCGTGATCGGGATCAGAAAAAGAAAGCGGGGCTGTTCGCCGGCGATTTGCGGCAACTGAATCGGCGGCAGAAAGCTGGCCGTTTCGGCGGTCGCAAAGTGGGTGAACTGTGGGGCGACGTCGGCGAACGCTTCGGTCGGAATCGTGTGCCCGTGATCGAAATGAGTCGCATAGCGCCACGGATAACGAGCCAAGCCGGAGAGGGCGCGGCAGGCGTTCTCATCGGCCTCCGACGAGTCGCAGAGGATCCCCAGCTCAATTCGGCGCGAACGCGTATCGCTGTCATCCGCTTCGGCGCCAGGCATCGGCAAAATCGCCATGCCGGCGGTCGCCATGAAGCTGCGACCTTCTTTACTAGACAGGGTGATCGCCAGCGGGGGCCACTTTCCTTGGTCGGCGGCGAAGTAACGCATCGGGTCGGTGTGGAGCGACTTGTAGCTGTCGAGCAATCCTTGCTGGATCGTGCGCCACGAGTCTTCGCCCCATTGACGCAAGAATTCGTCTTCCTGAGTGAAACGCTTCAGCAACACATTCTCGTCGGTCAACGGCCAAGCGACCGGCGTTTCCCCTTTGCAACCGATCGCAAAACCCGGAAAACGATTGGCCGGGCCCCACGAAGGCATGATCGCCACGATCCTATCAAGATGCCAAACGGCGACGCTTTGCTGATCGAGACTCCAGCGGACGTCCCAGTTGTCAGGCTCCAAGTCGGCGATCAGCGCCACCTCGTTGATGTCGGCGTGGGGCAAACGAGGAGGAAGCGCCGCCCGCATTTGCTCTTCGACCTGAGCCGCATCGCGATCGCTGCAGTTGGCGACCCAGAGCGCATGCATCTGATTCGGCGTCTGCGGCGGAAAGACGTAGAGATAGATGCTGTCGTTGTCGCCGTCCGCTTCCAGGATGGCGACTTTCGTTTCGAACAAGTTCGGCTGTTCGCGAAGGATTACAGAGTCTTTCATCCGTCCCTCTCCAGACAGCGGATTAGTACTTGATCAGGCTGAAGCATTCGTGCGGCGCAACTTTGGCGGCGCCTTCCAGGAACTCCAGCTCAATCAGGAAACAGCAACCGGCGACCGTAGCGCCGATCTTCTCGACCAGGTTCGCACAGGCCTTGATCGTGCCGCCGGTTGCGAGCAAGTCGTCGACCAGCAGAACGCTCTGACCTTTGGATACGCCGTCGATATGAATCTCAAGGGTGTCCGTGCCGTACTCCAGTTCGTACTCAAACGAGTGCGTGTCGAACGGCAGCTTGCCCGGCTTGCGAACCGGAACGAAGCCGACTCCTAGCTTCAGCGCCAGCGGCGCCGCGAAGATGAAACCGCGGGCTTCCGCCGCGACGATCACGTCGATCTTCTTCCCTTCGTAGTGGGCCGCCATCTTATCGATGACTGCGCCAAACGCCGTCGGATCGGCGAGCAGGGGAGTGATGTCCTTGAACAGGATCCCCGGCTTGGGAAAGTTGGGAATGTCGCGGATGAAATTTTCGAGTTGGATTTGATTCATCGATTTCGCTGCGCGCAAAAAAAACCACCTGAATGACTAGCGCTCAGGTGGTGAATATACGCGGTTTATCGAAATGGCGAAAGCCAGGGCCGGCCGACCGCCAAAGGAACTAGCGGCGAACCAGGCGGCGCCGGAACGGGCCTTCCAGTTCACGTTCGCGAGGATCCTGGAGACCTTCGGCCAGTTTGCCGAGCGCCTCGGTCTCGATCTGGCGGACTCGTTCGCGGGTCAGGCCGAGCTTCTCGCCGATTTCCTTCAGCGTGTGCGGCTCCATTCCCTCCAGGCCGAAACGCATCCGCAGCACGGTCGCCTCGCGGCCGTCCATCGTCTTCAGCATCTGCATGACGTTCTTCAGATCGTCATGTTCGACCATCTCTTCTTCCGGGTTCTTCAGACGGTCGTCCATCACCATCTCACCCAGCGACCAGCCGCTGTCGGCCTGATCGGTTTGCGGGGTCGAGTTGTAGATTTTGATCGCCTTCTTGATGATCGGCAGCTTCTTCTTCGGCAGGCCGAGGACGCGAGCGATCTCTTCCGGTGTCGGCGTGCGGCCGAGCTCTTCGGTCAAGCGATTGGTCGCGCGACGCCACTTCGAAAGCAACTCGACCATGTAGGCCGGAATGCGGATCGTTTTCGCACAGTTGATCAAGGCGCGTTTGATCGACTGTTTGATCCAGTAGCTGGCGTAGGTGCTGAATCGCGTTCCCATCGCAGGGTCGAAGCCTTCGACCGCTCGCAACAAGCCGAGATTGCCTTCTTCGATCAAGTCCTGCAGGCCGAGTCCTTTGCCGGTGTATCCACGTGCGATGTTGACCACCAAGCGCAGATTCGCCCGAACCATGCGGTCCCGCGCGTTGACGTCCCCTTCGCCGATCATGCGGGCCAGCTCTTTCTCGTCTTTGGCCGAGAGGAGAGCGGTTTCGTTGATCTCGCGCAGGTACGTCTCCAGCGGGCTCTGGACCGTTTCTTCCTTGATCTCTCGTTTCGTATTCGTCGCCATATCGTCCGATAGCTCACGGTGCGGGGGAGGGCGTTGCTGGCACTTAGGGATGCTATCGTCGATGTTGAGCGCAAATCTCAACCCTACGGCAAAACGGCGCAGGTGGACCGAATGTGCGGGAGGTTCGGGCAGGCGCAAAAAAAACGACCCCAACGATTGACTCGTTGGGGTCGTGCTACTTCTAGCGATTGTCGCCCCGAAAAGAGGCGATCGGCTATCCGGATGCTCCGGTTTTAGCCTTCTTCCGATTCGTTGCTGGTGCCGAACAGCGGGCCAGAGGAGCCGAGGCCGCCCTTCAGCTCTTGCTGTTCCTTTTCGGTGGTCGCTTCGGCGGCGGCGGCAGCCGCTTCGTCTTCGGCGGCCCACTGAACACGCTTACGCGACAGACCAATCTTGCGCTCGTCGGTGTCCACGCGGAGGATCTTCACCTCGATGTCGTCGCCAACTTTGACGACGTCTTCGGGGTTCTCGACCTTTTCGTCGGCCAATTCCGAGATGTGGAGCAGGCCTTCCAGACCATCTTCCAATCCGACGAAGACGCCGAAGTTGGTGATCTTGGTGACCTTACCTTTGACCAGCTGGTTCGGCTGGTACTTGTCCGGAATGCTGCTGGCCCACGGATCGAGGTCCATCTGCTTCAGGCCGAGAGCGATGCGGCGACGGTCTTCTTCGATGTTGAGGACCTTGCATTCCACTTCTTGGCCCTTTTCGAGCATTTCGCTCGGGTGACCAATCTTGCGGGTCCACGACATGTCCGAGACGTGCAGCAAGCCGTCGATACCTTCTTCCAATTCGACGAAGGCGCCGTAATTGG is part of the Blastopirellula sediminis genome and harbors:
- a CDS encoding adenine phosphoribosyltransferase, yielding MNQIQLENFIRDIPNFPKPGILFKDITPLLADPTAFGAVIDKMAAHYEGKKIDVIVAAEARGFIFAAPLALKLGVGFVPVRKPGKLPFDTHSFEYELEYGTDTLEIHIDGVSKGQSVLLVDDLLATGGTIKACANLVEKIGATVAGCCFLIELEFLEGAAKVAPHECFSLIKY
- a CDS encoding suppressor of fused domain protein, with amino-acid sequence MKDSVILREQPNLFETKVAILEADGDNDSIYLYVFPPQTPNQMHALWVANCSDRDAAQVEEQMRAALPPRLPHADINEVALIADLEPDNWDVRWSLDQQSVAVWHLDRIVAIMPSWGPANRFPGFAIGCKGETPVAWPLTDENVLLKRFTQEDEFLRQWGEDSWRTIQQGLLDSYKSLHTDPMRYFAADQGKWPPLAITLSSKEGRSFMATAGMAILPMPGAEADDSDTRSRRIELGILCDSSEADENACRALSGLARYPWRYATHFDHGHTIPTEAFADVAPQFTHFATAETASFLPPIQLPQIAGEQPRFLFLIPITAAEQKMAENRGTQRLLELLEASPAPLSLQRDPVA
- a CDS encoding lysophospholipid acyltransferase family protein; the encoded protein is MSKEEAKHERSFAKRLWYDALRVISRLAGVCLFRIRVYGRENWPTEGGGLVCPNHQSFLDPLLVGLTCDRRLNFLARRTLFKFLPFRMLIESLDTIPIDRDGSGLAGLKETLKRLKRGELVLIFPEGTRTSDGELQPLKGGFIPMARRGGVPIIPVAIDGAFDAWPRSAKFPRRSVIHIRIAPPISTEMLNSLSDDELLAELDRRLAEAFAAIRETRALA
- the cmk gene encoding (d)CMP kinase codes for the protein MIVTIDGPAGAGKSSISRQVAERLGFEFLDTGAMYRAVAWAVLRQNRELTDESVVADVASKIDIDLSGGRVLVDGVDATDEIRSPDVTQATRYAASNVAVRMHLVELQQQFGREKDLVTEGRDQGTVVFPHAECKIFLTASPEERARRRVADLATRGVSAEYDDILAQQNRRDEEDSSRTVGPLRKADDAVELCTDGMTPEEVIQRLIDIVEERRVSL
- a CDS encoding sigma-70 family RNA polymerase sigma factor; amino-acid sequence: MATNTKREIKEETVQSPLETYLREINETALLSAKDEKELARMIGEGDVNARDRMVRANLRLVVNIARGYTGKGLGLQDLIEEGNLGLLRAVEGFDPAMGTRFSTYASYWIKQSIKRALINCAKTIRIPAYMVELLSKWRRATNRLTEELGRTPTPEEIARVLGLPKKKLPIIKKAIKIYNSTPQTDQADSGWSLGEMVMDDRLKNPEEEMVEHDDLKNVMQMLKTMDGREATVLRMRFGLEGMEPHTLKEIGEKLGLTRERVRQIETEALGKLAEGLQDPRERELEGPFRRRLVRR